The genomic window ATTATGTCCGGGCTTCTTAAAAAAACTGCTTTTCTAAGTCCGACAGGCTGCTAGGTCGCAGGGGTTGCCCAGGGCCAGCATCCTGGCCTGGAATTGGGTGGATTGTTCCAGGGGGACGGTGGTGTCCTTATCGCCATGCAGCAGCAGGAACGGCGGCAGGTTGGCGCGCAGGTGCTGGATGGGGGAGGCGTCGCGCAGTTTCTTGAAGGCGTCTTCGTTGACCTCCTTGAGATCGAGCAGGGCGGCCATGCTGGCCCCGATTTCCTGGCTCTGCCGCACGCGCGCTTCGAGATCGTGCGGGGCGTAGATGGGCACGACCGCCTGCACCGGCTCGCGGGCGGTAACCCCGATGTACGAAACGTAATGGCCACCGGCGGATTCGCCGATCAGGGCGATGCGTTTGGGGTCAGCGCGATACTCGGCGGCATGGGCCTTCAGCCAGCGGATGGCGGCCTCGACATCTTCAATGCCGGTCGGCCAGCGGTGCGCCGGGGCCAGCCGGTAATCCACGCTGAAACACGCAAACCCGGCGTCGCGCAACGGGGCGAACAGCGGATGGATGTACGACTTCTTGTTGCCATTCCGGAATCCGCCGCCATGCACCAGGATGCAGGCCGGGAACGGCCCCGGGCCTTCCGGCAGATAAGCGTCCAGCAACAGATTGCTGCCGCCGACCTGGGTGAAGGGAATGTCGGCGACGGTGGGAGCCGGGAGCGCGGCATCCGGGGTGGTCGCGCCTTGCGCCAGCGTGGCGATCAGCAGGGCAGGGAGCAGCAGCAGAGAGGTTTGTTTCATTCGATGAGTTCAGGTGTTGTTACAATTGGGTGTTTCCAATGATGAAAGGACATGCGGCGCGTTGCGGAAAGCGTTGGCGGGCACGCAACGGAATTGCGATCAGCGCCCGCTTTTTGATTCAACGACATGGGAAAACGAATACCGTCCAATCTTCCAATACGCAAGCCGCAATTCAGCCACAATCATGATTCAATGCACCCTGGACTTTTGGCGATGGAATTGTGTGAAATTTGTCTTTACCTGAGGCGTTTAATGGTGTACATTACCGCTACATCACAGAACGATTAAATATGTTGCTATGAATACGAACCGCAAACACGAAAACTCGGGCTTCCCGTCATTGATTCAAATGTCCAACCCGGTCGCCGATCTGGTTTCGCGGCGCGACGCGATGAAGCTGGGTTTGGTGGGTGCCGGGGGTCTGTTGATGGCAAACAGTTTGGGGATGCCCACCTTGGGAGCGGCGGCTCCAGCGGTCACGGCGGCAGCCAAAGGTGGTGCCAAGGCCAAGTCGGTGATTCAAATCTGGCTCTGGGGCGGCGCCAGTCACTTGGAAACCTTTGATCCCAAGCCCGAGGCGGGCATGGAGTATTGCGGTCCGCTGAACCAACCGATTGAGACCAATGTGAAGGGAATGCGGATCTGCGAGTTATTACCCCTGCTCGCCAAACAGGCCGATAAGTACTCCCTGATTCGCAGCATGACCCATGGCAACAATGGTCATGAAACCGCCGCGTACATGGTGCAGACCGGAAGAAATGCCGGGGCTGGAGATACGTATCCCTGCATCGGTGCGGTGGTGTCACTGTTCAAAGGCTACGAGGCTGGCTACAAGGGCTTGGTGCCACCTTATATTGTACTCACCGCCCCGCAGGGACGGTTCTCTGAAGCAGGCTTTTTGGGTGGCAAGTACAAGCCGTTCGCTACCGGTGGCGATCCCGCCAAGGTGCCGTTTGTCGTGGAAGGCATTGTTGCCCAAGGCATCACTGAAAAGCGCCAGGAAGCGCGGCGCGATTTCCTCGGACGGATCAATACGTTGGAAAACTCCATGCGCGACGATCCGCGTTTGGTATCCTCCGCCGAATGTCGTAAGCAGGCGTATGAGTTAATCTTAGGTGATGGTGGTAAGGTCTTTGATTGCTCGTCCGAGAAAGATACGTTGCGGGAACAGTATGGCTTGACCACCTTCGGGCAATCCTGCCTGGTCGCTCGCCGGTTGGTGGAACGCGGCGTGCCGTATATCACCATCAATTATCAGGGATGGGATACGCACAAGGATCATTTCCCGGCCATGCGGCGTAAACTGCCGGAACTGGACAAGGGTTTGGCCACGTTGCTTCAGGACCTGCAGGATCATGGTTTGCTGGAAAGCACCATCGTGTGGTGTTGCGGTGAGTTCGGCCGCACTCCGAAGGTGGACACGGAAGCGCCTTGGAATGGCGGGCGCGGTCATTATGGAAAAGTCTTTTCTGCCTTGGTCGCTGGTGGCGGTCTCAAAGCTGGCCAGGTGATCGGATCTTCGGATGCCAAGGGCGAACTGGTAAAAGATCGTCCGGTCTATCCCGTTGATTTCATCGGCACCATGTATGGGTTGTTGGGCATTGATCCCAATGCCAATTTGCCGCATCCGCAGGGAAAAGAGGTGCGCGTCATGGCTTCCGCCGAGGAAGGCGCAAAATCCGGTGGTTTGTTGAAAGAACTCGTCTAACGCGGTTTGTATTTCATGAAGATAATGCAACAGGTCGTGTGGCTGGCGGTCATGTTGGCCGCCACGAGTGTTGGATTTGCGCAACGGGGGCCGTCGGTGGGGTATGTGTATCCTGCCGGAGGACGGCAGGGAACCACCTTCCAAGCGACGCTCAGCGGGCAGTTTTTGGACGGGGTGACCAATGTTCTGGTCACCGGCGAAGGCGTTCAAGCCACGATTGTTGAATTCATCAAGCCGTATGCCAACAAGCAACTCACTTTTTTGCGGGACCGAATGGAAGCGTTGCGCCGCGGGGTAACTGCCGCTGGGAAGAGCGATACGATTATCACGGTTCGTGGCGTGGGTGACTACAATAGCAATGAAGTGCAAAAAATCGACCGGGTATCCGTGGAAAAGGAACTCGCCGATTTAAAGTATAAGTTATCCAATCCCAAAAATCAGCGTCCGCCTAACCCCCAGCTAGCGGAAGACGTTAAACTAAGGGTCACCATTGCAGCCAATGCCAAGCCCGGCCAGCGCGAACTGCGATTGCTCACAGCGTTGGGTTTATCCAATCCCCTGGTGTTTCATGTGGGGCAACTTCAAGAGTTCAATGAGCCGCCGGAAGTTTGTCTTAGCGGGCCGAACCTGCTGAACCCGGAACGTTACAATTTGACGCGGGGGCCGTCGAAACGCCCCGAGGTGCGCCTTACCTTGCCGTGCGTCGCCAATGGTCAGATCATGCCCGGGGCGATCGACGGGTTCCGGTTTTATGGTCGCAAAGGCCAAAAGTTGGTGGTTGCGGTTAACGCCCGACAGTTGATTCCCTACTTGGCAGACGCGGTTCCCGGCTGGTTCCAAGCAACGGTTACCATGTATGATCCCAAGGGCAAGGAAATCGCCTATGCCGATGATTTTCGGTTTAATCCTGATCCGGTGCTCAATTATGAAATTCCTGCGGACGGAGATTATCTGATTCAAATTAAAGACTCCATTTTCCGTGGGCGCGAGGATTTTGTTTATCGCATCACGATTGGGGAATTGCCTTTTGTCACTGGCATTTTTCCACTGGGCGGGCCGGCTGGCGCGCAAAATGAAGTCGAGGTGGCTGGCTGGAATCTCCCAGCAACCAAGGTGACTTTGGATACTGCCGGTCGGGAGCCGGGTATCCATACCTTGGCGTTCCCTAATCAGGAGAAGGTTTTGAACACCGTGCTGTTTCAGACCAGCGCATATTCGGAAGTGATGGAAAAGGAACCGAACAATCAGGAGTCTAACGCGCAACGCCTTCGGGTGCCAACGGTCGTAAATGGGCGGATTGACCAGCCTGATGATGAGGATGTATTCCGCTTTGAAGGACAGGCGGGCAAGCAGATCGTCGCAGAGGTGTTTGCCCGCCGATTGAACTCCCCTTTGGATTCGATTCTCACTCTAACTGACTCCGAGGGGAAACAAATCGCGATCAATGACGATTATGATGACAGGGCGTCCGGATTGGTGACGCATCAGGCCGATTCCCGGATCAGTATCAGTCTCCCGGCGGATGGCACTTATTACCTGCGTTTGCGCGACACCCAGCACAAGGGCGGGCCGGAATACGCCTATCGCCTGTATGTGCATACGCCACAGCCCGACTTCGAGTTGCGGATGACTCCGGCCAGCCTGAATGTCCGCCCTGGAAATAGCGTCCAGGTGACCTTATATGCGGTGCGCAAAGATGGATTCACGGGTGATATTTCCTTTGTCCTGAAGGATGCCCCAACTGGTTTCAGGTTGTCCGGCAAGATGCCGGGGAACACCAATCAGGTGCGGCTCACGCTGAGTGCCCCGGATTCTCCTCTCAAGAAACCGGTCAGCCTTACGGTGGAAGGGCGAGGCATGATCCAGGGTAAAGAGGTGGCGCATTTGGCGGTGCCAGCGGAAGACATGATGCAGGCATTCTACTATCGGCATCTCGTTCCCTTCCAGGAACTCGAAGTTGCGATGCTTACCCGCAATCCCAATGCCGCTAAAAAAGCGGCGGCGGCCAATCTTCCAAAGAAACTCGACAAAAAACCGGATGTAAAGCCACCAGAGCAAAAGCCGGCATCCAAATAACCGGTTTGCTTGTTTGGTCATGTCCTCCCCGGGCAGCGGCCAGTACACTACACGCCCGGCGGCGCGATCCAGATGCCACTGGCCGGGATGCATCAGGCCTTCGCACGTGTTAAAGATGGCGTACTTCTTCACGCCAAAGGAGCCGGGTGGCGATTTGCCTTCCGGCGAAAGGGTGAACACGTGGTTCTGCGCATCATGGCTGGTCACGCCCGCCAGCGATTCATCCCACATGTGATAAACCTGTAAAAAAAACAGCGTGACAACCCGGCCAAATTTGTGAATTATTTCCGGCGTTGTATGAAGAACATTGCATTGATTTTAGTAACGGGCCTGGCGCTGACACTGGTGAGCGGCGTGCGGGGCGAAGATAAAAAAGAAACCACACCAACCGAACCGAAGAAAGCGGATAACAAACCTGTGAACGTAACCGAAGTGGCCGTCATCAAAACCTCCATGGGCGAGATGGTTTTGGAATTCTGGCCGGATGTAGCGCCTAAAACTGTCGAAAACTTCAAGACCCTGGCCAAAAAGGGTTTCTATGATGGCACCTGTTTCCATCGCATTATCAAAGGCTTCATGGTCCAGGGCGGCGATCCCCTGACCAAGGATGCCTCCAAAGAGGCTCGGTGGGGCACTGGCGATCCTGGCTATAAGCTCAAAGCCGAGTTCAATAGTCGCTCGCATCAACGCGGCGTCATCTCGATGGCGCGCTCGCAGGATCCCGATTCCGCTGGCTGCCAGTTTTTCATCTGCCACGGTGACGCCTCCTTCCTGGACCGCCAATACACGGCCTTTGGCAAATTGATCAAGGGCGACGATGTGTTGGAGAAACTCGCCACCGTGCCCGTCGGCGGGCCGGAGCGGAGCAAGCCCACGGCGCGCGTGGGCGTCGAGAGCATCAAGATTGTGCCGGCGACCGAAGTGAAGTAATCCGTCTGACCTGAAACTTTCAAGCGGGCGGGTAATCCCCGCCCGCTTTTTATTTACCATGATGCCACCCGCACCCACCCCGATCCGCCCCTGGCGGCAGATTGCCTCCCAACTGCTTGGCTCCTACCGGATTTTTACCCTGCGCAGGGATATCAAGATTTCCCCGCGCACGGGGCGGGAGCATGACTTTTTTGTGCTCGATTGCGGCCCGTGGGTCAACGTGGTGGCGATTACTCCGGATGACCAGATGGTCATGGTGGAGCAATACCGGCACGGCACCAACACAGTGGAACTGGAAGTTCCCGGCGGCATGATTGATCCTCATGACCGGGACCCGGTGGCGGGCGGGTTGCGCGAATTGCGGGAAGAAACCGGTTACGAAGGGGAAAAGGCCCGCATCATCGGGGATGTGTATGCCAACCCGGCGATCCTGACCAATGTCTGCCATGTGGTTTTGGTGGAGCAATGCCGGTTGAAACACCCCCAGCAATTGGATCATGGCGAAGATTTGAACATCCGGTTGATCCCCGTCCCGGAGGTGTACCAACTCGTGGCGGCGAACAAGATCAAGCATTCGCTGGTGATGGTGGCGCTATGCTATTACGACCAGGTGCGGCGCGGCCTGCGTCCGTAGGTCGGGAATGGCCCGCGCCGTTCCTCATTCTTGCATCGTGGTGCCTTGATTGATAAAGTCCCGCCGCTGGTTGACATTGAACCGATTTTACCAAAGACATACGTATGGCCTTTTTGAATGAGAATTATTTGAAGTTGAAAGCGGGCTACCTGTTCCCGGAGATTGGGCGCCGCGTCAAAGTGTTCTGCGAAGCCAACCCGGAAGCCGCCAAACGGCTCATCCGCTGCGGCATCGGCGACGTGACGGAACCGCTGCCCGCAGCCGTCGTCGCCGCCATGCACAAGGCGGTGGACGAAATGGCGCGCCGCGAAACCTTCCGCGGCTACGGCCCAGAGCAGGGGTACGACTTCCTGCGCGCCGCCATTGCCCAGAATGACTACCGCGACCGCAATATCGAGATCGCCGACGACGAAATCTTCGTCTCCGACGGCTCCAAGTGCGATTGCGGCAACATCCTCGACATCCTCGGCCACAAGAACAAGCTCGCCATCCCCGACCCGGTCTATCCCGTGTACGTGGATACCAACGTCATGGCCGGCCATACCGGCGCGGCGGACGACGCCGGCGCGTACCAGGGGATTGCCTATCTGCCCTGCACGCCCGCGAACGGCTTTGTGCCCAAGCCGCCCCGGGGCAAAGCCGATCTGATCTACCTGTGCTCGCCCAACAACCCCACCGGGGCGGTCGCCACGCGCAAACAACTCGAAGCCTGGGTGACCTACGCCCTCAAGCACAAGGCCATCATCCTGTTCGATGCCGCCTACGAGGCTTACATCAAGGACCCGGCCATCCCGCATTCCATCTACGAGATCCCCGGCGCGCGGGAGTGCGCCATTGAATTCCGCAGCTTCTCCAAGCACGGCGGGTTCACCGGCACGCGCTGTGCCTTCACCGTGGTGCCCAAGACCCTTCTGGCCGCCACCGCCGCCGGCGAGTTCAAGCCCCTGCATCCACTCTGGAACCGGCGCATGTGCACCAAATTCAACGGCGTCAGCTACATCGTCCAGCGCGGCGCGGAAGCGCTCTACTCGCCGGAAGGCAAAGCCCAGGTGCGGGCCTTGATCGAGCACTACATGGGCAACGCGGCCATCCTCGTGGCGGGGGCCAGGGCGGCGGGCCTGACCGTTTATGGCGGCACCAACGCGCCGTACATCTGGGCGCAAACCCCGGCGGGCGTCACCAGTTGGCAGGCCTTCGACAAAATCCTGAACGCGGCCAACGTCGTCATCACCCCCGGCAGCGGCTTCGGCGCGCAGGGCGAGGGCTACTTCCGCATCTCCTCCTTCAACAGCCGCGCCAACGCCGAAGAAGTCGCGCGCCGGTTGCAAACCCTCGTCTGGTAGGGTACCTTAACCGCTATGAAACACTTGAGCTGGATGCTTGCCGCCGCCGTGCTGGCCGTGGCCGCGTGCGAGAAGAAGACCGAAACCAAAGCCGAAAAGCCCGGCAGCAACCCCCTGAACGCGCCCACGGATTACCTCGGCGCCGTCGCGCAGGCCAAGAAATACTCGGAGAAGAACATCGAGCTGGTCGCGCTCCGGCAGAACGTGCAACAATTCTACGCCATGGAAGGCCGCTACCCGGCGGACCTCCAGGAACTGGTGAAAGAGAAATACCTGGGCTCCATCCCGCGCCCGCCCTACGGCATGAAGATCACCTACGATCCCAAGACCGGCGATGTGAAGATCGTGGCCGATGACCCAGCCACCAACTCGCCGCCGGCGGCGAAGTAAGTTGGGCCTGCGCAGGCATTGGGATTAAACCCGAGGGGTTCGCAGCCAGCAGTCGGCAGACGCGTGTGTTTGCGGGAATGAGCGGAACTCCCCGTCCCGTGACCAGCGGAATCAATGAATGGGGGAAACTAAACGGGCATTTGAGCGGGGGTGGCGTGGTTAGGCTGCCGTTGCCTGAGCTCTCTGAAACACATGATACGCCTCAGTCAAAGCCTCCTGTGCTGTCGGACGGTCGCAGTCGTCGAGAGAAGGAAGCAGAGTAAATGCTCGCTCCGCAATCTCCGCCGCCTCTCGGCTTAAGTCGGGATGATCACGCCAGAACGCCGTCTCAGCTTGGAGCACCCCTGCGAGCAAATCGCCCTCGTAGAAGTCGCCTGCGGTGAACGGGTCGGTACGAAGGAACTCAAGCGCGATGGGAACGAGGTAAGGCAAACCAATCTGTTGGCCAATCATCATGCGCAGATGCTCTGCGGTGAACTCGCACAAGGGGACACGCCTCAGCCGATGACACTCGGTCACAAGACCTGATTCGTAGGTTGGCTCACCCCACTCTTGGCCGTCGAGCTGCTGGAGCGATTTATTGCGGTCGAACTTACTCATAACGTGTGAAGCCGCCTAACGGTCATGGCTGAGTCCCTTTTTCCTTCTTCTGAACGACCTTGCGAAACTCTGTCCAAACCCGCGACCCCGCAACAAGTAAATCTGAATCCTTGTCTTTTCCGCTGCTCAACGATTGCAAATCACCATCAATCACTCTGACTCCATCGTAGCAAATGAGGTAAAAACGAACGCGCCCAGCTGCTGGATAGGAATAATCCTTCGTCAGAGTAGCCTCATCAAAATGCCTCTCACACGCTGTGACAAAATCAATGGCACCGCTGCGAACAGTCTCATGTGCAAAACCTCCAATCACACCAAATGTGCCCGTTGTGTAAATGCTGGCGTCACCAGAAGAAAATGAAACGATGCTCGCTGTCGCATCTTTGAGGGGAAAATCCATAATGACACCAGCGACGCGTGGATGGTCTGATGTCGGCTTTTGTCCAAGCTCTGCTGGCGAAGTGGTCAATGTCTTCAATCGCAACTCTCGCCCAGCTTGGGCGGCTGATGGCTTTGGTGGCTCATTGGTCTGTGACTTGGCGTTAAATAATCCAAAAAACATAAGCGTGATAAGTAGTAATGTACGCATAGTGTGGTCTAACAGCATTCTTGAACGCCCTTTTCGTTCGTGGTTTCCGGTGGCCAGTTGGTTTTCATGGTGCTAACCATCCCTAAAAAGGTCCCTCGGGTCAAGGCTGAATAGACTCGGGGCGAGGGGTGGTTGTTGAACGGTTTTTTGATGATTTGACCGGGCAAATCATGCCGGGCGGGGCCTTTTGGGCCAGTTTATGACGAAAATTGCAGGAAATGGACGTTTTGAGGGCACGGGGGGAAAATCCCCCCGCCACCGGCGAAACCCGCCCGCCTACCGGTGAACTCCGCCCCGCTCCGGGGGAAAATCCCCCGGCTACCGGCGAAACCTGACCGGGTACCGGTGAAACCCCACCGGACACCGGCGGAACCTGCCCCGGTCCGGGGGAAAATCCCCCCGCCACGGGCGGAACCCTCGCCGACCCGGTGGGAACCTTCGCAGGTCCGGGGGAACCTCGCCACGATCCGGGGGAAAATCCCCCCGCTACGGTGGAAACCCGCCACGGCCCGGTGGAAACCTCCCCCAATCCGGACGAAACCCGCCCCATGCCGGGGACTGGCTCGCTGGGGAGGGTGTGCCGCAACGATTCCTCGCGCCCCTTGCCGCAGCCGAGCCCCACTGGACCGGTGTTTAAAGTAAAGTTATTCCCCCTGACTTTTTGGAGGCATCGCATCTGAGGCAACGCCTTTCCGAACAATCCATGAGGCGTTGTTAGACCGCTGATATAATGCAAAAATTATCTACTGCTTCCGTGCAAAAGTCCGAGTATCGAAAAAAGTAGCACGAGACTGAAAAGTGAACCCATGACCCAGCTAATCCACTTCTTCGGGCTAGAAACCCAATAAAAGACTATGAATGATAGAAGAAAAGCCTGAAGAAAAACCTCCGGCAGCCCTATCAAATGTAGTCGCAGTGGAAGCGTCGTATAAATCATGCCCTCCAACG from Verrucomicrobiota bacterium includes these protein-coding regions:
- a CDS encoding NUDIX hydrolase, which translates into the protein MMPPAPTPIRPWRQIASQLLGSYRIFTLRRDIKISPRTGREHDFFVLDCGPWVNVVAITPDDQMVMVEQYRHGTNTVELEVPGGMIDPHDRDPVAGGLRELREETGYEGEKARIIGDVYANPAILTNVCHVVLVEQCRLKHPQQLDHGEDLNIRLIPVPEVYQLVAANKIKHSLVMVALCYYDQVRRGLRP
- a CDS encoding PPC domain-containing protein gives rise to the protein MKIMQQVVWLAVMLAATSVGFAQRGPSVGYVYPAGGRQGTTFQATLSGQFLDGVTNVLVTGEGVQATIVEFIKPYANKQLTFLRDRMEALRRGVTAAGKSDTIITVRGVGDYNSNEVQKIDRVSVEKELADLKYKLSNPKNQRPPNPQLAEDVKLRVTIAANAKPGQRELRLLTALGLSNPLVFHVGQLQEFNEPPEVCLSGPNLLNPERYNLTRGPSKRPEVRLTLPCVANGQIMPGAIDGFRFYGRKGQKLVVAVNARQLIPYLADAVPGWFQATVTMYDPKGKEIAYADDFRFNPDPVLNYEIPADGDYLIQIKDSIFRGREDFVYRITIGELPFVTGIFPLGGPAGAQNEVEVAGWNLPATKVTLDTAGREPGIHTLAFPNQEKVLNTVLFQTSAYSEVMEKEPNNQESNAQRLRVPTVVNGRIDQPDDEDVFRFEGQAGKQIVAEVFARRLNSPLDSILTLTDSEGKQIAINDDYDDRASGLVTHQADSRISISLPADGTYYLRLRDTQHKGGPEYAYRLYVHTPQPDFELRMTPASLNVRPGNSVQVTLYAVRKDGFTGDISFVLKDAPTGFRLSGKMPGNTNQVRLTLSAPDSPLKKPVSLTVEGRGMIQGKEVAHLAVPAEDMMQAFYYRHLVPFQELEVAMLTRNPNAAKKAAAANLPKKLDKKPDVKPPEQKPASK
- a CDS encoding contact-dependent growth inhibition system immunity protein, with translation MSKFDRNKSLQQLDGQEWGEPTYESGLVTECHRLRRVPLCEFTAEHLRMMIGQQIGLPYLVPIALEFLRTDPFTAGDFYEGDLLAGVLQAETAFWRDHPDLSREAAEIAERAFTLLPSLDDCDRPTAQEALTEAYHVFQRAQATAA
- a CDS encoding peptidylprolyl isomerase, whose translation is MKNIALILVTGLALTLVSGVRGEDKKETTPTEPKKADNKPVNVTEVAVIKTSMGEMVLEFWPDVAPKTVENFKTLAKKGFYDGTCFHRIIKGFMVQGGDPLTKDASKEARWGTGDPGYKLKAEFNSRSHQRGVISMARSQDPDSAGCQFFICHGDASFLDRQYTAFGKLIKGDDVLEKLATVPVGGPERSKPTARVGVESIKIVPATEVK
- a CDS encoding DUF1501 domain-containing protein; this translates as MNTNRKHENSGFPSLIQMSNPVADLVSRRDAMKLGLVGAGGLLMANSLGMPTLGAAAPAVTAAAKGGAKAKSVIQIWLWGGASHLETFDPKPEAGMEYCGPLNQPIETNVKGMRICELLPLLAKQADKYSLIRSMTHGNNGHETAAYMVQTGRNAGAGDTYPCIGAVVSLFKGYEAGYKGLVPPYIVLTAPQGRFSEAGFLGGKYKPFATGGDPAKVPFVVEGIVAQGITEKRQEARRDFLGRINTLENSMRDDPRLVSSAECRKQAYELILGDGGKVFDCSSEKDTLREQYGLTTFGQSCLVARRLVERGVPYITINYQGWDTHKDHFPAMRRKLPELDKGLATLLQDLQDHGLLESTIVWCCGEFGRTPKVDTEAPWNGGRGHYGKVFSALVAGGGLKAGQVIGSSDAKGELVKDRPVYPVDFIGTMYGLLGIDPNANLPHPQGKEVRVMASAEEGAKSGGLLKELV
- a CDS encoding LL-diaminopimelate aminotransferase — protein: MAFLNENYLKLKAGYLFPEIGRRVKVFCEANPEAAKRLIRCGIGDVTEPLPAAVVAAMHKAVDEMARRETFRGYGPEQGYDFLRAAIAQNDYRDRNIEIADDEIFVSDGSKCDCGNILDILGHKNKLAIPDPVYPVYVDTNVMAGHTGAADDAGAYQGIAYLPCTPANGFVPKPPRGKADLIYLCSPNNPTGAVATRKQLEAWVTYALKHKAIILFDAAYEAYIKDPAIPHSIYEIPGARECAIEFRSFSKHGGFTGTRCAFTVVPKTLLAATAAGEFKPLHPLWNRRMCTKFNGVSYIVQRGAEALYSPEGKAQVRALIEHYMGNAAILVAGARAAGLTVYGGTNAPYIWAQTPAGVTSWQAFDKILNAANVVITPGSGFGAQGEGYFRISSFNSRANAEEVARRLQTLVW
- a CDS encoding alpha/beta hydrolase, encoding MKQTSLLLLPALLIATLAQGATTPDAALPAPTVADIPFTQVGGSNLLLDAYLPEGPGPFPACILVHGGGFRNGNKKSYIHPLFAPLRDAGFACFSVDYRLAPAHRWPTGIEDVEAAIRWLKAHAAEYRADPKRIALIGESAGGHYVSYIGVTAREPVQAVVPIYAPHDLEARVRQSQEIGASMAALLDLKEVNEDAFKKLRDASPIQHLRANLPPFLLLHGDKDTTVPLEQSTQFQARMLALGNPCDLAACRT